Below is a genomic region from Pseudoruegeria sp. SHC-113.
CGCGCAGGCCGGCTGAATCGCCATCCAGCGCTATGATCGGCTCCGGCGCGATGCGCCACAGCAGGCGCAGCTGATCCTCGGTAATGGCCGTGCCCAGCGGCGCCACCGTGGCCCCGAAGCCCGCCACCGACAGCGCGATCACGTCCATGTAGCCCTCGGCCACAACCAGCGTCTGCCCCTTGCCCGCCGCCTCGCGCGCCGGGGCGTGGTTGTAGAGGCTGCGGCCCTTGTCAAACAGCTCGGTTTCCGGAGAGTTCAGGTATTTCGCATTGTCCGTCGGATCCATCGCGCGCCCGCCAAAAGCGATGCAGCGCCCGCGCGCGTCGCGGATCGGGAAGATGATGCGGTTGCGAAAGACGTCATAGGGCTTGCCGCCCTTGTTTGAGGCCTTCGCCAGCCCTGCGCCGATGATCAGCTCTTCCGGTACGTTCTTGCCGCGCAAATGATCGTAGAGCCCTTGCCAGCCCGCCGGGGCAAAGCCGATCTCGAAGCGCTCCCGCGTGGCCTGCGCCATGCCGCGCTGGTCCAGATATTCCCGTGCGGCGAAACCGCCCCCGGCTGCAAGGTTCAGGCGGAAGAACTGCACCGCCTGTTCCATCACCTCGGCCAGCTGCGTGCGACGGTCGGCCTTCTTCTGCGCCTGCGGATCGCGCGCGGGCATCTGCATCCCGGCCTCACCCGCAAGGATGCGCACGGCTTCCATGAAATCCACATTCTCGGTTTCCCGCACGAAGGAGATCGCGTCCCCCTTGGCGTGGCAGCCGAAGCAGTAATAGTAGCCCTTGCGGTCATCCACATGGAAAGACGCGGATTTTTCCTGATGGAAGGGGCAAGGCGCCCACATGTCGCCCTTGCCCTGATTGGACTTGCGCGCATCCCACATCACCTTCCGCCCCACCACTTGGGAGAGCGAAACGCGCGTGCGCAATTCATCCAGAAAACCGGGGGGCAGACTCATAGGTGTCAATATCAGCCGCCGCGCCGGGCATGACAAGCCCTGCCCCCTGTGGATAACTTACGCTTCCTGTGGAGAAGCCGCCGCTGATGGCCTTACGGGCGCACGTCGCGCTTGATCATCGTGCGCAGGGTGAAGCTTGAGTTGAGGTTGCGGATGCCCGGCACCCGCATGAGGCCATCTTCCATGAAGCGATCGAAGGCGGCCAGATCGGCGGCCACGACGCGCAACAGGATGTCGCGCGAGCCGGTCAGCAGGTGGCACTCCACCACTTCCGGAAAGCGCGCAATGGCGGTTTCGAACACACCCAGATCGGCGCTGTTCTGCCGTTCCAGCTCCACCGCGATGAAGACGGTCAGCGGCAGGCCCAGCTTGGCCGGGTTCACCTCGGCCCGGTAGCCGGTGATCACACCGCTTTCCTCCAGCTTGGCCACCCGCCGCGCGCAGGGCGTGGGCGAGAGCCCCACCCGCTCGCTCAGATCCGCGATGCGCAGACGGCCATCCGCCTGCAAGGCGCGCACAATCTTGCGGTCCAACTCATCCATGGCGATTTCCTCCAATATTTGATTAATTATGAGCCAAAACCACCAAGCAGCCAACCCTCCGCGAGAATCTTTGGTGAGAAACACTCCGGTAGGCTCCTTATTTTAGGATGAAGGGAGTTATTCAGGAGCGCGCGCCGTGACCGACCAAGTTAGCCAGACCATCCAGCCCACCGTGACCGAAATCGCCACCGACAGCCATCAGGCCGTCTACCGCGTGGAGGCCCCCGAGGTGGGGCTGACGGGCTTCATCGCCCTGCATTCCACCACCCGCGGCCCCGCCGCCGGTGGCCTGCGGATGCGCCCTTATGCCAGCGAGGCCGAGGCGCTCACCGATGTGCTGCGCCTGTCCGAAGGCATGAGCTACAAGAACGCGGCCGCCGATCTGCCGCTGGGCGGTGGCAAGGCTGTGATCCTCGGCGATCCGGCCACGCAGAAATCCCCGGCCCTGCTGAAAAGCTTCGCCCGCGCCATCGAAGGCCTCGGCGGCAGCTACTGGACGGCCGAGGACATGGGCATGACGACGGCCGACATGGCCATTCTGCGCTCCGAAGCGCAGTATGTGGCCGGGCTGGCCGATGGAGCCTTCGCCTCGGGCGACCCCTCCCCCGTCACCGCGCGCGGCGTGTTCAACGCGATCCGCATCGGCGCCAAGCACCGCTTCGGCTCCGACGATCTGGCCGGCAAGCGCATCACGGTGCAGGGGCTGGGCAATGTCGGCTGGAACCTCTGCGGCATGCTGGCCGAGGCTGGGGCCAAGCTGATCGTCACGGATGTGGACGCCGCCCGCGTGGCCCGGGCTGTCACCAATTTCGGGGCCGAGGCCGTGGCGCTGGATGCGATCTATGGCGTTGAGGCCGATATTTTCGCCCCCTGCGCCATCGGTGCGATCCTGAACGCGCGCACCATTCCGCAGCTGAAGGTGAAGCTCGTGGCGGGCGGTGCGAACAACCAATTGGAAGAGGCGCGCGATGCGGGCCTGCTGGCCGCGCGCGGCATCCTCTATGCGCCCGATTACGTGGCCAACGGCGGCGGCATCATCAACGTCGCCTCAGAGATCCTGCGCGTCCACAACACTGGCCCCTGGGTGGCAGGCCGCCTGCAGGCGCTGGAAGCCACGATGGACAGCCTGCTCACCCGTGCCGCGCGTGAAGGCAAGAGCCCGGCCGTGATCGCGGATCGCATGATGGCCGAGATGCTCGTGCCCATGGCGGCCGAGTAGGCCCGCTGCAGGCTCAACTTTGAGCCGAAATGTTCAATCACAGTTGAAAAATGCCCCGATTCGGGGCATTCTTCTGCCCGTTCAGAGTAACGCGGAAAGAACTCCGAAAACGGAGCGCCGCCAGGAGCGAGGCAGACCCATGAAACATATCGCGTTGGCCGCAATCGTGCTGGCCCTCTCCACCCCCACCCTTCACGCTGGCACCATCGAGCGCGCCTGCCTGAAAAGCGATCGCAAGAGCGCCTCGCGCGCGCTGTGCGGCTGCATTCAGGACGTCGCCGATCTGACGCTGACCCGGCAGGATCAGAAGCTCGCCGCGAGCTTCTTCAAGGATCCCCACCGCGCGCAGGAAATCCGACAGTCCGACAGCCGCAGCCATGAAAACTTCTGGCAGCGCTACAAGTCCTTCGGCGCGACGGCGGAAACCTACTGCCGCAACAGCTGAGCGATCAGGCCGCGGCTCGCGGCCTCGATCAGGGTGATCGGTGTTTCAAAATCACGGGTGTAATAGGGATCCGGCACCTCGCGGGGGCCGGTCCCTTCGGCATGGTCGAGGAATAACTGAACGGGCGTTTTGTTGCCTGCCGGGCGCAGCGCTTCCATCGTGGACCGGTTCTTTTCATCCATCACGCAGATCAGATCGAAATCGGTGAAATCCCGCGCGCTGGCCTGCCGGGCGCGCAAAGCCGACAGATCGTAGCCCCGCCCCTTGGCCGCCAACTGCATTGGCCCATAGGGCGGATCGCCCACGTGCCAATCGCTGGTGCCGGCGGAGTCCACCTCCACCTCTAGGCCGCTTTCTTCAGCCAAGGCGCGGAAGACGCCTTCGGCGGTGGGGCTGCGGCAGATGTTGCCAAGGCAGACGAATAGGATGCACTGTGTCATGGCCCAAGGGTTGGCAAAGCGCCTGCGGCCTGTCAATCCTGTCAGCATCCGCGGAAAGCCTCTTCTTGTCGCCTTGCCCGGTAGCACGCCGGGCTGCCCCCGGCCGCCCCCTCGTGCGGGAGCAGCCCTCTGGGATTCCCACAAGCGTTTTGGCTAAACTGGCAAAGGCAACATCACAGATCGGGGCAGCCCATGAACATCGTCATCCTCACCGGGGCCGGGGTTTCCGCCGAAAGCGGCCTTGGCACCTTTCGCGAAAAGGACGGGCTTTGGACGAAATACGATCTGAACGAGGTCGCCACGCCGCAAGGCTTTGCCCGCAACCCGGCACTGGTGCACGACTTCTACAACGCCCGCCGCGCCAACTGCCGGGGGGCCGCCCCAAACGCCGCGCACCACGCGCTCGCGCGCCTGCAGGCGGGCTACACGAAGGGCAGTGTCAGCCTGATCACCCAGAATGTGGACGATCTGCACGAGCGCGGCGGCGCGACAGGCGTGATCCATATGCATGGCGAATTGTCCCGCGCGCTCTGCGCCGCCTGCGGTCATCGCTGGGATGCGCCTCAAGCCATGGCCCCGGAAGATCCCTGCCCGGCCTGCGGCGCGCAGGCCACTCGGCCCGACATCGTCTGGTTCGGCGAATTTCCCTATCACATGGAGCGGATCGAAACCCTGCTTGCGGCGTGTGATCTCTTCGTCTCCATCGGCACCTCGGGCAATGTCTACCCGGCGGCGGGCTTCGCCGAGGAGGCCCGGATCGCAGGCGCACGGACGTTGGAGTTGAACCTTGAACCGAGCGAGGGGATGATCCCCTTTGACGAGGCCCGCTATGGCCCGGCCACGCGCATCGTGCCCGACTGGGTGGAAGAACTGCTGGCAGGGCAGGCCTGAACGTCGCTGCGGCTCAGGCGAGCGTTTTCTCAAATCGCCAGACAGTCAGCGGAAACCCGGCCTCGGCTGTTTCCACCTCGATCTCCACCTCGCCCACATTGCGCCAACCCGCCTTCTCATAGAAGGCGGCCGCCCGCGCATTGCCCACCGAACAGGCCAGCCACGCCGCCTCAACGCCATCCGCATGCAGCACCGCCTCGGCCTGCGCCATCTGGCGCGTGGCGAGCCCGGTGCCTCGGGCGGCGCGAGCCACGTAGAACTGGTAGACCTCCGCCCCTTCGATAATGAAAAACCCCAACAAACGGCCTTCCGTTTCCGCGATCCATGTGCCGCCCAGATGGGCCGCAACGCGGGGTGGGAAGCTTTTCGGGGTGCGGGCGGCCAAGAGCGCTGCGGGGACGATCCCAGCGTGGGCGTCCTGCCAGCCCTCGGCCCAAAGCGCGGCGATGGCGGCGGTGTCCTGCGGGGTGGCCTTGCGAAACGTCTCCATGCGCGCAGCCTAGCGCGGGATGGCCCGGGCCTCCAGCCGGAGGCCCGGACTTAAAGGCGTTTAGTGCTTGTGAGTGCCGTGTGCGGCTTCACGCTCGTTGTCCACGGGGATCTGCACGGCAATCTCACCGGCGTTTTCGAACACCAGCGTCACGTCCAGCATCTTGCCCTGCTCGAAGGGCGCGGTGAGGCCCATGAACATCACGTGGTTGCCGCCGCGTTCCAGCATGACCATGCCTCCGGCGGGCACTTCAAAGCCCTCTTCGACGTGCATCATCTTCATCACGCCGTCGCCCATGTCCTTATGGGTGTGCAGTTCCACCTTGGCGGCGGCATCCGAGCGCGCATCGATCAGGCGGTCAGCGGCCTCACCGGTGTTGGCGATCTCCATGAAGGCCGCGCCGGCCTTGGCGGTTGCCCCGGCGGCGCGGGCGTAGGCGTCGCGCACTTCGATGGTGGCGTCAGCGGCGAAGGCGGGAACGGCGAGAAGCACCGCGGTGGAGGCGGCGAGAAGGGTTTTTGCGAAGGACATCTGTGTCTCCTGTCTGTCTGCGTGTCTGTTTTCGGGAAGGAAAGGGGTCAGACAACGGCCGGCGGGCCGCGCGTGCGCGGCTGCGGCTGGCAAAGCGAGGCAAGAGACTGCGGCGGGACTGCAAGATGTTGCGATTCGGGCGCGGAATGGTGGAGACCAGCGCCCCCCTCCGGCAGGAGTGCGGCGAGGCCTGCAAGCGTGCAGTCCGGGCAGTGGTGCTGGCTGACGGGCTTGCCGTCTGCATCCACCGCCATGACCTGCGGCACAAGGCCGACGCAGAAGACAGCACTGCCTGAGGCCTCCGCCTGCCCGCGCAAGGCGCCGGTGGCCACGCTTGCGAGCACAAGCGCGATCAGCAGCAGGCCGCGGAAAACATATGGCAGATGCCGGATCATACCCTGCTTCTACGCCTGCCCGCGCGGCCCTGCCAATGGACAAAAGGAAGCGGCCCCGCCGGATGGCAGGGCCGCTTGAAAATCAGAACGATCCGAAAGGCTTAGGCAGCGGCTGCCTGGGCTTTCGCGATGTCTTTTTTCACTTTGCGCGCATTGGCGGACAGCTCTTCGTCCTTGGCTTTCGCCAGGAAGGCGTCCAGACCACCGCGGTGGTCGACAGAGCGCAGGGCGGCAGCCGAAATGCGGAACTTGAAGCCGCGGCCCAGCGTCTCAGACTGCAGGGTCACGTCGTTCAGGTTCGGCAGAAACCGGCGCCTGGTTTTGTTGTTGGCGTGGCTGACATTGTTGCCAGACATCGGGCCTTTTCCGGTCAGTTCGCAACGGCGCGACATGGCTTTTTCCTCATCTCGTGGTCGGCGTCGGGCGGATCCCTATCCGACTCGACAATCAAAACGGGCGCCGCACGGGCAGCACCCAGAAATTCCGTTCGCGGGGTTTACGGCCAAAGCCGGGGGACGTCAAGCGATTCATTCCGCCTTCTTGAGCACGTCCAGAAGCTGCTGTGCCGCCGCCCCCGGTGCCAGGGTTCCGGCCATCACGGAGGCCCCCAGATCGGCCATTTGCGCGCGGATCGCTGCATCCTCGGAGAGCCGTGCAAGCAGGCCGTGGCGCACCTCTTCCTCGAACCAGTGGCGCGCCTGCGCGGCCCGGCGCGCCTGCCAGTGGCCCCGCGCCTTGCGCCACTCGGCCAGCGCCTGCATCTCACCCCAGGCCGCCTGCAGCCCTTCCTCCTGCAGCGCCGAAACCAGCATCGCCTTGGGGAAGCCCTCCGGATCCTGCACCCGCTTGCGCAACAGCCGCAGCGCGCCGGTGTAATCGGCGCAGGTGCGGGTGGCGGCGGGTTTCAGATCGCCGTCGGCCTTGTTGACGAGGATGATGTCGGCAATCTCCATGATCCCGCGCTTCACCCCCTGCAGTTCATCACCGCCTGCGGGGGCCAGCAGCAGCAGGAAGAGATCGCTCATCTCCGCGACCATGGTTTCGGATTGCCCGACGCCCACCGTCTCGATCAGCACCACGTCAAAGCCTGCGGCCTCGCATAGCATCACCGCTTCGCGCGTGCGCCGGGCAACGCCGCCCAGATGGCTCTGGCTGGGGGAGGGGCGGATGAAGGCATTGGGATCGCGCGACAGCCGCTCCATCCGTGTCTTGTCGCCAAGAATGGAGCCGCCGGAGCGCGTGGAGGAGGGATCAACCGCCAGCACCGCCACTTTCAGCCCCTGCCCCGTGAGCATCATGCCGAAGCTTTCGATGAAGGTGGATTTCCCCACGCCGGGCGTGCCGGAAAAGCCGATGCGCAGGGCCTCGGGGCCACCGCGCAGAGCCTCCAGCAGGGCACTTGCTTCAGCGCGATGATCCGGGCGGGCGCTTTCGATCAGGGTGATGGCACGGGCCAGCGCGCGGCGCTCCCCGCGCTGCACGCCTTTGGCGAGGTCTGAAACATTCATCACGGGTTCTCGGCAACCTTTCGCTTCCTGCGCCGCCCGCCGGGTTGACGGCTTTACGGGTTTCTTGCCTTGATCGGGGCAAGGTGTCCAGCATCCGGGCCCGCGAGCAGAAGGTTTTTCAGCATGTGTTTTCCCCGTTCCCGCCGCTTTCCCGGCCTGATCCTTGCCGCTTCCGCCATCGCCCTAGGCGCTTTCGCGCCCGCCCTCGCGCTGGCCGAGGAGGCGGTCTTCGACGTCTCCCTGCGCGGCATCAAGGGCGGCACGCTGACGCTCTCGGCGGTGGAAAACGGCAACGCCTATGCGGCCAGCGGGGTGGCGCAGACAACCGGGCTCGTCGGCACGATCGCAAGGTTTCGCTACACGGCCAAGGTGAAGGGCAGTCGCTCCGGTGAACGGTTCACGCCGCAGAGCTACGAAGAAGTGGAATCCACCAGCCGGCGGGAGTCCACCTCCACCATGGAGTACCGGCGCGGCGTGCCCGTTGTCGTGTCGGGGCGCGAAAACCGCAAGCCGCGGGACTGGGACATCGACCCGGCCACACAGGGCGACGCGGTGGACCCGCTCACCGCGCTCCACATGACCCTGCGCGCCGTACCAGAGGCCCGCGTCTGTGAACTTGCGGTCTTCGTCTTCGACGGCCACCGCCGCAGCAAGGTTACCCTGAGCAACCCGAAGCGCACGGAGACGGGCTTCACCTGCAAAGGCGAGTACCGCCGCGTGGCGGGCTACAAGCCGAAGGACATGGAGGAACGCACCTCCTTCCCCTTCACCGCCGAAATGGCCCCGGCGGGAGGCGGAACTTACCACGTGCAGCAGATCACCGCCGCATCGCTCTATGGCACTGTGACGATGAATCGCCGATAAGGGCGGCGTGACACAGACAGAGCTTCCCATTGAAGAGGCCCTCCCGGGCCTGATCGCCGCTCTCAAGGCCGAGGGCCGCGCCGTGCTGCAGGCCCCGCCTGGCGCGGGCAAGACAACCCGCGTGCCGCTTGCGCTGCTGGAGGCAGGCCAGCAGGGGCGTATCCTGATGCTGGAGCCGCGCCGCCTTGCCGCCCGCGCCGCCGCCGAGCGCATGGCCGCCACGCTCGATGAGCCCGTAGGCCAGACGGTTGGCTATCGCATCCGGGGCGAGGCCAAGGTGAGCAAGGCGACCCGCATCGAAGTGGTCACCGAAGGCATCCTGACGCGGATGATCCAGTCCGATCCGGAGCTTTCCGGTGTAGGCGCGGTGATCTTCGACGAATTCCATGAACGCTCGCTCAACGCCGATCTCGGCCTCGCGCTCTGCTGGGAGATCCGCGAAGCCCTGCACGAGGATCTGGTGCTGCTGGTGATGTCGGCCACGCTGGACGCCGAGCCGGTTGCGCACTTGCTGGGCGATGCGCCGATGATCACCTCGGAAGGGCGCAGCTTCCCGGTGGAAACGCGCTGGCTGCCGAATCCCCTGCCCGCCCGCAGCCGCTTCCCGGAAGCGATGGCCAATCTGATCCGGCAGGCGGTGGCAGAGACGGAAGGCAGCCTTCTGTGCTTCCTGCCCGGCGAGGGCGAAATCCGCCGTGTGCAGGCGCTGCTGTCGGATCTGCCAGGCGATGTGGCGGTGCATCCGCTCTTTGGCGCGATGGAGTTCAAGGCCCAACGCGCCGCCATCGCGCCCGCACAAACGGGGCGCAAGCTGGTGCTGGCCACCTCCATCGCCGAAACCTCGCTCACCATTGAAGGCATCCGCGTGGTGGTGGATGGCGGCCAGGCCCGCCGGGCGCGCTTTGATCCGGCCTCGGGCATGTCGCGGCTGGTGACGGAGAAGGTGACGAAGGCCGAGGCCACCCAGCGGCAGGGCCGCGCCGGGCGCGTCGCGCCGGGGGTGTGTTACCGGCTCTGGACAAAGGGCGAGGAAGGCGGGCTGCAGCCCTTTCCGCCGGCGGAAATCGAAAGCGCCGATCTGGCAGGCTTTGCGCTGGAACTCGCGCTCTGGGGCGCGAAGGACACCGGCGATCTGGCCCTGCTCACCCCGCCGCCGCCCGGTGCATTGGCGGAAGCGCAGGCGCTGCTGCAGCGGCTCGGCGCGCTGGATGCGGCGCTGGCGATCACCGATCACGGCAAGGCCATTGCCCGCCAGCCGGTGCACCCGCGCCTTGCCCATATGCTGCTGACCGCCGGCAAACAGGCCGCGCCGCTCGCGGCCCTTCTGGCAGAGCGCGACCCCTTGCGCGGCGCGCCCGTAGATCTGGACCTGCGCCTGCGCGCACTGCGCGATCCGAAGTCCGTCTCGCCCCCGCCGCACCCCGCAGCGCTGGCCCGTATCCGCGAGGAAAGCCGCCGCCTTGCCAAGGGGCTGCCCGAGGCTGCGCGCCGGAGCACCGGCGAAATGGCCGCGCTCGCCTACCCGGACCGCATCGGCCTGCGCCGCAAGGGCGAAGCCCCGCGCTGGGTGCTCTCCGGCGGCAAGGGCGCGCATATGGACGAAGGCGACCCTTTCGCCTCCGCCCGGCTGCTGGTGGCCACGGATCTGGACGGCGACGCGCGGGAAGCAAAGATCCGGCAGGCGGCGCTGATCAGCGAGTCCGAGCTGCGCGGCCTCTTTGCCGACCAGATCCATTGGGTGAGCCTCTGTGAATGGTCCCGCCGCAGCCGCAAGATCGAGGCCCGGCGGCAGGAGAGGCTCGGCGCCCTAGTGCTGGAAGACAGGCACTGGCCCGACGCCCCCCCCGAAGCCCGCGCGCTGGCGGCGCTGGAAGGGCTGCGCGACATCGGCCTGCGCCTCACGCCCGCCGCAGACCGCTTCCGCGCCCGCGTCACCCTGCTGCGCGACGGTGGAGCGGATCTGCCCGCGATGGAGGATGAAAGCCTGCTTGCCTCGGCGGAAGACTGGCTGCTGCCGCACCTGACGGACGTGCGTTCCGAGGCCGATCTGCGCGCGCTCGATCTGCTGGAACCCCTGCGCCAGCGGCTGGACTGGGACCAGATGCAACTTCTGGACCGCGAAGCGCCAAGCCATTTCACCTCTCCGCTCGGCAACCGCATCCCGATCGACTACGCGGGCGAAGCCCCTGCAATCGAATTGCGTCTGCAGGAGATGT
It encodes:
- a CDS encoding low molecular weight protein-tyrosine-phosphatase, with the protein product MTQCILFVCLGNICRSPTAEGVFRALAEESGLEVEVDSAGTSDWHVGDPPYGPMQLAAKGRGYDLSALRARQASARDFTDFDLICVMDEKNRSTMEALRPAGNKTPVQLFLDHAEGTGPREVPDPYYTRDFETPITLIEAASRGLIAQLLRQ
- the meaB gene encoding methylmalonyl Co-A mutase-associated GTPase MeaB — protein: MNVSDLAKGVQRGERRALARAITLIESARPDHRAEASALLEALRGGPEALRIGFSGTPGVGKSTFIESFGMMLTGQGLKVAVLAVDPSSTRSGGSILGDKTRMERLSRDPNAFIRPSPSQSHLGGVARRTREAVMLCEAAGFDVVLIETVGVGQSETMVAEMSDLFLLLLAPAGGDELQGVKRGIMEIADIILVNKADGDLKPAATRTCADYTGALRLLRKRVQDPEGFPKAMLVSALQEEGLQAAWGEMQALAEWRKARGHWQARRAAQARHWFEEEVRHGLLARLSEDAAIRAQMADLGASVMAGTLAPGAAAQQLLDVLKKAE
- the hrpB gene encoding ATP-dependent helicase HrpB, with the translated sequence MTQTELPIEEALPGLIAALKAEGRAVLQAPPGAGKTTRVPLALLEAGQQGRILMLEPRRLAARAAAERMAATLDEPVGQTVGYRIRGEAKVSKATRIEVVTEGILTRMIQSDPELSGVGAVIFDEFHERSLNADLGLALCWEIREALHEDLVLLVMSATLDAEPVAHLLGDAPMITSEGRSFPVETRWLPNPLPARSRFPEAMANLIRQAVAETEGSLLCFLPGEGEIRRVQALLSDLPGDVAVHPLFGAMEFKAQRAAIAPAQTGRKLVLATSIAETSLTIEGIRVVVDGGQARRARFDPASGMSRLVTEKVTKAEATQRQGRAGRVAPGVCYRLWTKGEEGGLQPFPPAEIESADLAGFALELALWGAKDTGDLALLTPPPPGALAEAQALLQRLGALDAALAITDHGKAIARQPVHPRLAHMLLTAGKQAAPLAALLAERDPLRGAPVDLDLRLRALRDPKSVSPPPHPAALARIREESRRLAKGLPEAARRSTGEMAALAYPDRIGLRRKGEAPRWVLSGGKGAHMDEGDPFASARLLVATDLDGDAREAKIRQAALISESELRGLFADQIHWVSLCEWSRRSRKIEARRQERLGALVLEDRHWPDAPPEARALAALEGLRDIGLRLTPAADRFRARVTLLRDGGADLPAMEDESLLASAEDWLLPHLTDVRSEADLRALDLLEPLRQRLDWDQMQLLDREAPSHFTSPLGNRIPIDYAGEAPAIELRLQEMFGTTRHPTVGPQRLPLRVTLLSPARRPVQTTMDIPAFWATSYADVRKDMRGRYPKHPWPEDPTQADPTLRAKPRT
- a CDS encoding NAD-dependent deacylase, with protein sequence MNIVILTGAGVSAESGLGTFREKDGLWTKYDLNEVATPQGFARNPALVHDFYNARRANCRGAAPNAAHHALARLQAGYTKGSVSLITQNVDDLHERGGATGVIHMHGELSRALCAACGHRWDAPQAMAPEDPCPACGAQATRPDIVWFGEFPYHMERIETLLAACDLFVSIGTSGNVYPAAGFAEEARIAGARTLELNLEPSEGMIPFDEARYGPATRIVPDWVEELLAGQA
- a CDS encoding GNAT family N-acetyltransferase, with the translated sequence METFRKATPQDTAAIAALWAEGWQDAHAGIVPAALLAARTPKSFPPRVAAHLGGTWIAETEGRLLGFFIIEGAEVYQFYVARAARGTGLATRQMAQAEAVLHADGVEAAWLACSVGNARAAAFYEKAGWRNVGEVEIEVETAEAGFPLTVWRFEKTLA
- the rpmB gene encoding 50S ribosomal protein L28; this translates as MSRRCELTGKGPMSGNNVSHANNKTRRRFLPNLNDVTLQSETLGRGFKFRISAAALRSVDHRGGLDAFLAKAKDEELSANARKVKKDIAKAQAAAA
- a CDS encoding DUF3108 domain-containing protein, with the translated sequence MCFPRSRRFPGLILAASAIALGAFAPALALAEEAVFDVSLRGIKGGTLTLSAVENGNAYAASGVAQTTGLVGTIARFRYTAKVKGSRSGERFTPQSYEEVESTSRRESTSTMEYRRGVPVVVSGRENRKPRDWDIDPATQGDAVDPLTALHMTLRAVPEARVCELAVFVFDGHRRSKVTLSNPKRTETGFTCKGEYRRVAGYKPKDMEERTSFPFTAEMAPAGGGTYHVQQITAASLYGTVTMNRR
- a CDS encoding Leu/Phe/Val dehydrogenase, producing the protein MTDQVSQTIQPTVTEIATDSHQAVYRVEAPEVGLTGFIALHSTTRGPAAGGLRMRPYASEAEALTDVLRLSEGMSYKNAAADLPLGGGKAVILGDPATQKSPALLKSFARAIEGLGGSYWTAEDMGMTTADMAILRSEAQYVAGLADGAFASGDPSPVTARGVFNAIRIGAKHRFGSDDLAGKRITVQGLGNVGWNLCGMLAEAGAKLIVTDVDAARVARAVTNFGAEAVALDAIYGVEADIFAPCAIGAILNARTIPQLKVKLVAGGANNQLEEARDAGLLAARGILYAPDYVANGGGIINVASEILRVHNTGPWVAGRLQALEATMDSLLTRAAREGKSPAVIADRMMAEMLVPMAAE
- a CDS encoding copper chaperone PCu(A)C gives rise to the protein MSFAKTLLAASTAVLLAVPAFAADATIEVRDAYARAAGATAKAGAAFMEIANTGEAADRLIDARSDAAAKVELHTHKDMGDGVMKMMHVEEGFEVPAGGMVMLERGGNHVMFMGLTAPFEQGKMLDVTLVFENAGEIAVQIPVDNEREAAHGTHKH
- a CDS encoding Lrp/AsnC family transcriptional regulator, translated to MDELDRKIVRALQADGRLRIADLSERVGLSPTPCARRVAKLEESGVITGYRAEVNPAKLGLPLTVFIAVELERQNSADLGVFETAIARFPEVVECHLLTGSRDILLRVVAADLAAFDRFMEDGLMRVPGIRNLNSSFTLRTMIKRDVRP